Sequence from the Melanotaenia boesemani isolate fMelBoe1 chromosome 21, fMelBoe1.pri, whole genome shotgun sequence genome:
AACAAACTTACCTCCTTAAATACAAGCAAGAAAACACGTTTCAGACATTTACACCAAAACTCTGAAtctggaaaacattttaaataactgatgcacgaggatgaatttaaaaacaaaaacaaagtaaattcaGAGGCAAATAGTTCAaatctgttttccttcctggtctgtggaaatatttttcctcctgatatttttcattttcatttttatagaaaattcaAGCTGAAAATCTTTCAGACTGGAAGAATAAAGTTTTTGTCACCTGGAGGAGCAGAAATGAAACATTCCGGACCGTGAACGCAGCACAGTGTTTTCAGCTGAACTTGCTATAAAAATCCGTTTTTATGAAGCAGGAACAAAGTTTTCCTTCAGACACAAactgttttctccttttccagCATCTGGAGGGAGAAAAGATCCTGAAATGgttttcagcagcaggagagaGACCTGGTTCCGGTTCTGTTCACACCGAACCGAACTTCCCTTTAGAAAAACAGGAGCCAGAAGAACTCGTCAGTCCGCTGGACGGTCCTCAGTTCGGACACGAGCATTTACACTCGGATATAACCGGATACTGAACCTCGATCCACGCGCATTTCAGGCCCTTTTTCTGCGCGCAGTACCACCGCAGGATCGTAAAGTGAGTCGCTTTGGCGGGTTTGCAGACCATCCCCTCTGGTACAGAACAAGACCGCTTACTGAAGCAGGTCCCCACCTTCAGGTACCGCGGCCAGAACCGGATACCCAGGTCGTTCCACGCGTAAAGCACCGGGCAGAGCGCGTACGaccacagccacagctgcagccGCCGCCGCAGCTTCCTGCTCGGTTTCGGCTTCCTGCCGTGCTGGACCTCGAACTCCGCGGTCCGGATCTCTTTAGGCATCGCTCCGGACAGCTTCAGCCGCAGCTCCGACTCGTTCCCGTCCGCATCCCCCGCGTGCTTGTTCTCCGGCGGGGACGCGGACATGAAGTTCGGGTCGAAGTGGCTGCCCAGAGCGCCCCGGAGCTCCGTCTCGTTCAGGTCCTTCTCCTTCGGGTCCAGAAGCGTGTCCGGATCCTCCTTCATGACCACCGGAGGCAGGTCGTCACTGGGTACCGGACGGAGGACATAGTAATGTTGGCACGTGCCCTGCTGTATCCTGGAGCTCAGAGAGAAAAGGAGCGCGAGGACAGGGAGGAGGCAGCAGGAGGAATCCATCTCCAACCTGCGGGTCCAGGATCACACTAGAATCCCAGATAATCGCGACCAGAACCCAGCAGAACGGTTCCGGACCGACTCAGAGTCAGAGAGGAGAAAGACAATCAAACGTGGAAGCGGCGCGTGGGATGGATGGAGTGCGAGGAACCCCAGAACTTCTCAAGCGCTTTGAGACGGAGGAGAGGAGCTGCGGGTCCACTTCCCGGATCTCCGCCGAACAGAACTCAGACTGGGGTCCGCGCGCCGCATGTTGGCGCCCCGTCTTCTGCCTCCGGTCCGAGCTGGAGCAGAACTGAAGCCGAACTCTGCAGACGCGGGGATATGCAGCAGGATGCTGATGTCATCCGAACACCACCCTCACCCCCGTCAGCCCGACAAAAACACGTGCGCAGTTCAGCccatgatgaagatgaaacggagcatcatcatcatctgtgcTGGAACTTCAGCTGAGACTTTAAAAAGTTCTGACTCGGTTCTGTAGGTGATTGACACGGAACATGTGCGGAATGTGGACTCACTGTAAATTCTAACAAGTTGCTTttactaaaaatgaaaatgtgtaaaaatgtgttttgaatgACGTCACAATTATCTGTCATCTGGATCTGGAGGGTTTGTAGAACTGGATCCATAAATCCAGGAGGCTGATTAGATGAAATCAAACCTGTAAATTAAAGGAGACGCTTTAAATGATGAGTTCAAGTTCACCTTTCTGAGATGAAACAATATCAGACCAACGGCCTCTGACCTGAGGTGACCGGAGGTCTGATCCAGACCTGGAGGTCTGATCCAGACCTGGAGAATCCaggaaaacctgaagtctgatccaaacctcAGTTTTGCTAAATTAGgtctgaaaacttttatttgccaccaggagtttttctttttaatgttttctagaAAATCTGCATCATCATTACATCACATGTATCGTGTCACATGTGTATCATGTTTAGTACATGTATTATGTTACATATATGTACATCGTGCTACATACATATGAATCATGTGTCTCATGTGtaacatgttatatacatgtatatCATGTTACTTCCCTGAGCAGCACGTGTGTCCTTTTACATCCATGATTCTTATATGtgtcatgttacatacatgtgcATCATGTCACTTCAATGTGTATCATGTTAGATTCATGTGTATCAAGTGTGTTACATCCATGTCTCTAATGTGTATCATGTTACATACACATGtatcatgttatatacatgtgaattgtgtttattgtgttatataCATAATTTGCATGTATGTATTATGTTACATACATGTCTATCATGTTACAAACACGTGTATAACTTGTCTTATGGTACATCCTTGTCAGTCATGTGTATCATGTTACATGCATGTGCATCACATGTATCATGTGTATCAtgtgaaataaatgtaataatgtCTATCATTTGTACTACCATGTGTCTCATGTGTATTATGAAACATATGTGTATAATGAGTATCATGATACATCCTTGTGTATCATGTTTAATACATGTAAATCATGTGTATCATATCACATACATATGTATCATGTTACATCACGTGTATCACGTGTTACATGTAACATACATTTGTATCATGTTACTTCCATGTGTATCATGATACATCCATGTGTGTTATCTTACATTCTTGTGTATCATATTTCATACATGTGTATCATGTTAAATCCTTCTGTctcacatgtttacatgtgtaaCATGTTCCATACATGtgtaacttgttttatgaatcaGGTGCATCATGCGTATTATGTTACGTCTGTATGTATCATGTGTAGCACACCGGGCTGATAAACATGAGATCAATGCAGAACTGAACATGTCATATCTGAAAAGTGAATTCAGCTGAATTAGATGTCATTTTTAGAGTGAATAGAAGTGGAACAGCTGGTCGCCGCtgcaatgacagaaaaagccGTAAATAGTCCAAACTGTCCGAATGAGTCGGGATTCCAGCAGCCAGAAGGTGAAAACCGCTGGAATGTTTGTGTACGTTGTAAATGTTGAATTATGAGGCTGATAAAAAACACGTCTTGTGTCAGACGCTAATGCAGCGCAGATAAAGGATCGACTGTGCTGGTCTGGACTGAGGCCGGACTACCAGGCCCTGAATGTGGGGAGTTGGTTCCTGCTGCTGAGGGTCTACATGGAGCTGTGGTATGTGGCGTGACCGGCGACCAGCAGCGTGTGTTCCTTCTCCCTGGAAAGACGTTACACACACGTCTGTATGGAGAGAAATTAGActcaataataaaacatgagaGGGAGCCGGAGCGAACACACGCGTACACGggtagaacatgcaaactccacacacaaAGGCCGCTGTTCAAACCTCCCAAGCCAAgactcgaaccagcaaccttctttgTTTAGTTTCCTGGAAGACTTTTAAACACGTTGACTTCTCTCTTTTATTAGTGCTTCCATGTTGTGGATTTGAGCGGTTAATTAGTgatctttcctctttttcctgtcttcatatttttaataataatgtgcTTGAAAACAAACCCAGTTTACAGTTGAAGCTCTGGCTCAGACCTGGGGAGGGTcagggaagaagatggagggaaaccttccttttttataatttataggTTTTTTAGTCCCGACTGAGCTGTGAACGCAGCAGTCggcccccctcctcctcctctggctcCCGCTGAATGCTGGGTAATTTTCTGGTGGTGACAGGCGCCGCTAAACTGTCAAATCTGAGAGGAAGTCGGAGGCAGAAAGCGAGGCGCAGATAAGACTTCCTCTTTTTTGTGAGCTTTTTATTCATTACTTCCATACCAGGTGCCTTCATGAGGACCACAGGAGACCCGAATGCTCGCTGAGACGGATTTGGAAGCCTCGGGGCTTTTTGGTAGTTAGAAAACTCACCACTGAGTCCTGATTTCAGGGAGCATGTTACTATTCAGAGTATTTAGATTGGTACCAGGGCCTCATCTCTGAAGCTGCCGTAGGCACGAACCCGGCGTTCCTCAAATATAGATAACTTCTggtatttataaaaaccaaacttggcgggaAAACGTTTGTCCCTCCACGCGGCTCTGACGCACAAAATCTGCAAAAAccgacaccaacggtccagaataaaatcaagatgCTGTGAAAATCAAATATTAACTTTCACACCTATTtgcaaaatgaataaagagacAAATTCAATATTAATACAAGCTCAAAAAAACAGAGCGAAACGGAGGTGATGTTAACAAGAAGCTCAACCACtgtgccagtctgctgccagcatgcagcagtcagtaaaagaacaggCGGAAAGTAGCTTCAGTCCTTCATTCTagacccagcagagcgggaccaggtTCAAACTGTGAGCCTTAAACATTCTGACTGAATAATTGCAGGAGATCACAGAAATTCCTCCAGAgattaaagaaatataaactaaatgaaaacgTGTGCTGCAGCCATGACTTACTGCTCATGAAACATGTGTCACAGTTTACTTCTTCCTTCCTTCATGTTAGTGACACGTGGCCCCGAACAGTTCAGGATCCGTGAGAAAAAACGgataaaactaaactgaatgTCTGCAAAAGTgataaaacatgaatttataGATTCAGCCAGAAAAGCAAGTGGATTCTGTATTAAAACGACGGGTCTGGTGGAGCAGAGACTAAACCCGAGCTGTTTCCGTGTGGTCGGCCCGTCTCCGCCACCTTGAAGCCTTCTCCCTCAAATGGAGCGTTGAAATCTCTCCGGTCATCTCACCATCAAagacataaacaacaaacaaaagctgcTTTTCTGCGTTTTATCGGGCTCACAGACGACAACACAGCCGGTTTTCCTCCGTCCTGGGAGGCCTGTCCATCAAGATCAAACCGACTTTCTATTCAAGCGTCCGAGCGATGTGGAACCTGGACGAGTCCCGTCTGCAGGGCTGCTTTTCATGAGAAGAAAACAGGATTGTTTGGTTGTATCGTGTTTTTAGCAACCACACGATTAACCCTTAAACTGCCAGCTCACGTTCAGACTTTCCCTCTGAAGGGGGAACagcaggaagctggagaaccgcGGCTTTACTTTAACGTTGGCATCAACATGCGAGACTTTGTGAACATGGAAACGAACACGTTTGGTAAAAACATTGATTCTTACTGTTTGGTCCAAAACAAATCCAAGCAAAACTAAATAGAAACAagccttttgttgtttttctagaACAAACATTAAGGGTGAAACTACCTCCTTCCTCCCACCACCTaaacacacgtgtgtgtgtaaacGCTTTACTGCTGTATGTATCATGTCTGATACACTTTACATCGCTCTTCCAGCATCATGAACTCCTCAGTTCGAGGTGAAAACCCGGCAGACCAAAGATTTTCCAGACCAGTGAACGCTGGACCCGCCAGTTCCTGATGGATCTGAAGCATGACGCTGGTCTGAAGGCTGGCTCAGCCTCCCTGCAGCTTCCAGGCTGAACGGGCAGCGTTCTCCTGGTCTGGAAGGACGACTCGAGTCCTCCTGCGGGAAAACTCTCTGCCAGACTTGGTGTGAGATTCCAGTTGTTTCACACCCTCCCACACGGCAGCAGATTCCTCAACACCTCCGGACTCAAACACGCACTGTGCTGCAGGCCTGGAGCTTCACAGACCAGTCCGATTAGTCTGCACTATAAAACTAAACtattaaacatgaaataaaaacataaaaatacttcTTCTTGACCAGCTGGGTCCCTCACAGTGGGTCAGAACTTGCTTCATAAATCAACTTTAGTCGGAGTCCTTCAGACGTCCGTCCATTCATCtactttttaacctttttattcatgtttttagaaAAGTTATGTTTCTAGTACAAAGGTAGTAACAAGCTAATGTTTACACCACTGTGGCAGTAAGCTagttgctaacatagatgctaacattagcttcatatCACAGTGACTGACCTCTCCAGGTGGGTGAAGGCGGAGAATGAAAGGTGGAGCCACAGATGAGCTCACCGGGGCTGGTGCTTGAattcatctgtgtttgtgtgacattaCGTTAGAGACAGAGAGGAGCTGGTGGGCAGATCCATCCAAATATCAATGATATCGATACCAGCGTTGGTATCGATATCATTGATATCAGTAGATACCTGTGTGATAACATCTAAACTTAAATGTGAGGCTTAAAAACTCACAAACGTCATAAAAGCAGGATAAAATATGTTCTTGTGGATTTGGTTCCCAGCTGTAACAAAGCACCCACATGCCCACAATCCCAACATCAACAATACCAAATCTCACAGTAacatcaataaaacaataagaGTTTATTCAAGAGACGAGTGTGAGTCGAGTCTGAAGTCCCTGTTTGTACAACTTCAGTGTGATCCGAGTCCAAGTCCCAGACCCGAGCCCCCACGTCTGCCACAAGCTAACCAGCTAACTGGTTAATGTTCTACTAGCTGGACAAAAGGCCGTAAACAGATATGTTAAATGAGAAGTTTGACATTAGCTGGTGTGAGATTCGTCCCTCTGAACCTGAAGTTCTGGTCACGTCGGATCTGGTTTGGCTGAGTCACTGAATAATGAATCAGATGAAAATATGGAttcaaaataaagtttattgaaGTAGATTCTGGCTGAACGAACTCGGAAACATCGAGACGGTTTTCAGTAACATGAAGGACCTGCGGGGTGAAAACCTTTTATACATCTACATTCTCCAATAAAAAACAGCCGAGGTTTGAAAGAGAAATTTCTTTTCTGGGTTTATTCGTAAACTTTGAGCTGTCAATCATTCTTACGAGTCAGAAAGTTGTTTCATCTCAACAAGAAAATTCAAGTGTCCATAAAGATGGAgacacagctgcagcagaaacatgTGGTACGAGAAAGTCTGGAAAGCTGAACTCTTGGACATCACGGTTACACATTCAGACATGAACAAACCTGCAAGTCCGTACTTCACACTGACATGCCGATCCAGTCGGTGCTGATAGAAGCTGCCCTGTATAATGCCCGTTGCATCAAATATTCAATTAGCTTTTATTCCATAATTGCAAGTGCAAATATTAacaatgaaatttaaaattgtGTGCATACGTGTGAGGAACCTGCGCACATTCAGGCAGCTCTCGGTTGGCAGAGACGTCATcgttcttctttttcatccaatcagatgCTCGCAGTCTTTTTGGTGAAGGTtggaagtaaaaataaaacacaaaaaaacaccagCGGCTGTGAAATAACCGAGAGGAAGCtgtacaaaaaacaacaaaacagcacaTCACAACCGGATGGGACCCCATCTTCATGCTGGACCTCGAGAGGCCACAACCGGGTCCCACTGCAGACCGGACCCCGGCGGACGTCTTCATGCTGGACCTCGAGGGGCCACAACCAGGACATGAAGCTTCGTCCTGAACAGACAACGGCTACAAGCTACGTCATGCTAACAAAACACAACTCATGTCAAACTCCATCTGAGATACAAAAATACATCAGTGGTCTGTATTTAAACCATCAAATATACAGCTGACGACAGGCCGACTGGTCCACGTTACGAGCTGACAGGAGCTGGTCGGAACAACAGAAAGTCACCACAGGAGACCACGAACAAACAGATCCAACTGTACATTCACTTCATGCTGAGGATGAGGCCAAAAGAAATCTGTACAGAAATGTTGCTGAATTTCAAAGAACCACGATCCATCTGAACCTCTTCAGGTTGATGTGCCAAGTCGTGTGCAAACCTCCGTGTGGGAGAAGCGATGCCTTTTTCTGGTTGCATTGATTGTTTTCTGGGTAACAGTCGATGCCTTGGGTGGCAGATGAGCCAGCAGCTTTAGTACAGAATCTGTGGAGGTCGGAGGGCTGCTGGCAGATCATCTCTGTGGTAGAGACACATAGAGAAACCATGTGTCACCATGTGacatatatgttgttttgtaacatttacatgtgacatttatgttgttttgtaacatttacatgtgacatatatgttgttttgtaacatttacatgtgacatatatgttgttttgtaacatttacatgtgacatttatgttgttttgtaacatttacatgtgacatatatgttgttttgtaacatttacatgtgacatatatgttgttttgtaacatttacatgtgacatttatgttgttttgtaacatttacatgtgacatttatgttgttttgtaacatttacatgtgacatatatgttgttttgtaacatttacatgtgacatatatgttgttttgtaacatttacatgtgacatttatgttgttttgtaacatttacatgtgacatatatgttgttttgtaacatttacatgtgacatttatgttgttttgtaacatttacatgtgacatatatgttgttttgtaacatttacatgtgacatatatgttgttttgtaacatttacatgtgacatatatgttgttttgtaacatttacatgtgacatttatgttgttttgtaacatttacatgtgacatttatgttgttttgtaacatttacatgtgacatatatgttgttttgtaacatttacatgtgacatttatgttgttttgtaacatttacatgtgacatatatgttgttttgtaacatttacatgtgacatatatgttgttttgtaacatttacatgtgacatatatgttgttttgtaacatttacatgtgacatatatgttgttttgtaacatttacatgtgacatttatgttgttttgtaacatttacatgtgacatttatgttgttttgtaacatttacatgtgacatatatgttgttttgtaacatttacatgtgacatatatgttgttttgtaacatttacatgtgacatttatgttgttttgtaacatttacatgtgacatatatgttgttttaaacatttacatgtgaCATATATGTTGTTTTGAACATTTACATGTGACATATATGTTGTTATGAACATTTACATGTGACATATATGTTGTTTTGAA
This genomic interval carries:
- the nog3 gene encoding noggin-3 — protein: MDSSCCLLPVLALLFSLSSRIQQGTCQHYYVLRPVPSDDLPPVVMKEDPDTLLDPKEKDLNETELRGALGSHFDPNFMSASPPENKHAGDADGNESELRLKLSGAMPKEIRTAEFEVQHGRKPKPSRKLRRRLQLWLWSYALCPVLYAWNDLGIRFWPRYLKVGTCFSKRSCSVPEGMVCKPAKATHFTILRWYCAQKKGLKCAWIEVQYPVISECKCSCPN